A genomic window from Xyrauchen texanus isolate HMW12.3.18 chromosome 31, RBS_HiC_50CHRs, whole genome shotgun sequence includes:
- the LOC127625227 gene encoding protein c-Fos-like, with protein sequence MNSQDTTGFYQDAHYETLGVDMAMNHNEGREPFYRRRNSEISPAWMDSDVATARYVRQNAEATSNPNLDVIATSPDLQWLLQSSVLSQSETTLETPSPMIPSSMPNFSCLSQSSSSDLSSEGAVVDSAVGHPHKHMSFEELERMRIRRERNRVAAARCRDRRRELLDTLQNESDDLEQVKTQLEEEIAALEREREKLELVFEAHKPICKCNDLNPE encoded by the exons ATGAACTCACAGGATACAACCGGGTTTTATCAGGATGCCCATTATGAAACGCTGGGGGTCGACATGGCAATGAATCACAATGAAGGTAGAGAACCGTTTTATCGGAGGCGGAATTCCGAGATTTCCCCAGCATGGATGGATTCTGATGTAGCAACGGCTCGTTACGTACGTCAG AATGCAGAGGCTACATCCAACCCAAATCTTGATGTAATTGCAACCAGTCCAGATCTTCAATGGCTTCTGCAGTCCTCTGTACTTTCCCAATCAGAGACTACCTTGGAAACACCGTCCCCAATGATACCATCCAGCATGCCTAACTTTTCCTGTTTGTCACAGAGCTCCAGTTCTGACCTGTCCAGTGAAGGAGCAGTGGTGGACAGTGCAGTAGGACACCCTCATAAACAT ATGTCCTTTGAGGAGCTAGAAAGGATGAGAATCCGCAGGGAAAGGAACAGAGTTGCAGCTGCTAGATGTCGGGATCGTCGGCGTGAGCTTCTAGACACATTACAGAAT GAGTCAGATGATCTGGAACAAGTAAAGACACAACTGGAGGAAGAGATTGCTGCACttgaaagggaaagagagaaacTAGAGTTAGTCTTTGAGGCACATAAGCCCATTTGCAAATGCAATGATCTTAACCCAGAATAA